A genomic stretch from Neodiprion fabricii isolate iyNeoFabr1 chromosome 3, iyNeoFabr1.1, whole genome shotgun sequence includes:
- the LOC124177389 gene encoding uncharacterized protein LOC124177389 codes for MHHLQHLPGLEATYPHTSTAICFASRITGFYPQWMNIFVAKQIWIGVGLITLFLTVVLYLYNKSQGIVSTFLDAVRFVIGNSVIRLPESINHRLTFGIIFLAFIVLDAVFRGRFVSILAYARRYPNLDTIEQVKEHGLEFYGFGPLRYLIDDPLLGEHYHELLPEECLASIERDGKQRACLAHCLTLPSMMVNSTIIHRASEPIISDYATFIVTLNWPMTDRWNFDVQKLVEAGIVEKWRLDFDRVMEIKSWKTQRMIEPPHVEPIAVNTLLSAFVILILGLLIALVTFAWEIKIKCNSYYQY; via the exons ATGCATCACTTGCAACATTTGCCTGGTCTCGAAGCAACCTATCCCCACACCTCGACTGCGATATGCTTTGCATCTCGTATTACCGGCTTCTACCCGCAATGGATGAACATTTTTGTCGCTAAACAGATATGGATCGGAGTTGGGCTCATAACTTTATTCTTGACCGTGGTTCTTTACCTGTACAATAAATCGCAGGGCATTGTTTCTACATTCTTGGACGCCGTACGATTCGTTATCGGTAATTCGGTAATCCGATTGCCAGAATCCATTAATCACAGACTGACtttcggaataatttttctcgccTTTATCGTTCTCGACGCGGTATTCAGAG GTCGTTTCGTATCAATTTTGGCGTATGCACGCCGATATCCAAACCTGGATACCATCGAACAGGTCAAGGAACACGGGCTGGAATTTTACGGCTTCGGACCACTTCGATATTTGATTGATGATCCACTGCTGGGCGAACACTATCACGAACTTCTTCCCGAAGAGTGTCTGGCTAGCATAGAACGTGACGGAAAACAGCGTGCCTGTCTAGCTCACTGTTTAACGTTGCCATCGATGATGGTGAACTCGACGATTATCCACAGGGCTTCCGAACCCATTATATCCGACTATGCGAC GTTCATAGTAACCCTGAATTGGCCAATGACAGACCGTTGGAACTTTGACGTTCAGAAACTGGTCGAGGCTGgtattgtagaaaaatggcGTTTGGATTTTGACCGAGTGATGGAGATAAAATCATGGAAAACACAGAGGATGATTGAGCCACCGCATGTTGAACCAATCGCTGTAAACACCCTGCTTTCCGCTTTCGTGATACTTATACTAGGACTGTTAATTGCACTTGTAACCTTCGCCTGggaaattaaaatcaaatgtAACTCATATTACCAATACTAA
- the LOC124177812 gene encoding cyclic AMP-dependent transcription factor ATF-2 isoform X1 → MGESEKPFACPSPGCNMSFVNEDHLTVHRKKHDMILNLGSNGKSGVFVADQTPTPTRFIRNCEEVGLFQDLQNVNPFEETFRRAVEAGKTGGGLAVPEVGISDDTLHTPHIFPHIDVPSTNNQALLRNGIAESPVINIGDSSDDDEKNANRIHVDVQNLDHGENSKEITTVELDTESRDSSIEESIIVQEADGESLSTTVINLNDGFGQQNDVPQLSINGKEVQLLIKTEDGKLMQLSAIPVSQSQMNPTTIDIQSKSQTVVIKTEPSLNCSDGKRTTNSASSRLSMAKMKLKQVLKKNEVSSDSHRQDLQASPRILVEERSPPSDKKLDILERNRASSMRARAKRKAWVQQLERSVYNVNEANAALQMEVRALRSEVAKLKTLLLAHKDCPVTKAMEQGNSIVLGPKVISVSAETVQGASLPLVGSAVKRKSAISADVGGKPAKKKPTVSTTKPMILPKSAAPLLQKAKILRNISAVQVVDVERVISKGCDKGKQILIVQNERRETFTENSQRQIIRMNPNFEIENAASKTTGS, encoded by the exons ATGGGTGAATCCGAGAAACCCTTTGCCTGTCCCTCGCCTGGCTGCAATATG AGTTTTGTCAACGAGGATCACCTCACTGTTCATAGAAAAAAACACGATATGATACTCAACCTTGGCTCAAACGGCAAAAGCGGTGTCTTCGTAG CTGACCAGACACCTACGCCAACCAGGTTCATAAGAAATTGCGAAGAAGTTGGGCTCTTTCAGGACCTACAGAATGTCAATCCGTTCGAAGAAACATTCCGACGAGCTGTCGAAGCTGGAAAGACAGGCGGAGGACTCGCGGTTCCAGAA GTGGGAATATCAGACGATACTCTGCACACACCACACATATTTCCCCACATAGACGTTCCGTCTACAAACAATCAAGCCTTGCTTCGGAATGGCATTGCGGAATCGCCAGTGATCAATATCGGAGATTCGTCGGATGATGATGAAAAGAATGCGAACAGAATACATGTCGATGTGCAAAATTTAGACCACGGAGAGAATTCTAAAGAGATAACGACGGTCGAGCTCGACACTGAATCCCGAGACTCGAGCATTGAGGAAAGTATTATTGTACAGGAGGCAGACGGAGAGTCTTTATCAACTACTGTAATCAATCTGAACGATGGTTTTGGGCAACAGAACGATGTTCCGCAGCT TTCTATAAATGGCAAGGAGGTACAGCTATTGATAAAAACCGAGGATGGAAAGCTGATGCAGCTGTCAGCGATACCGGTTTCTCAGTCTCAAATGAATCCGACAACCATCGATATTCAGTCCAAATCTCAGACAGTCGTCATCAAGACCGAACCATCCCTGAATTGCTCTGATGGGAAGAGAACAACGAATTCGGCATCCTCTAGGCTCTCTATGGCAAAAATG AAGCTGAAGCAAGTGTTGAAGAAGAACGAAGTGTCTTCCGACAGCCATCGTCAGGACTTGCAAGCATCGCCGAGGATTTTGGTTGAAGAGCGTAGCCCTCCATCTGACAAGAAGCTGGATATCTTGGAGCGAAATAGAGCCAGTTCGATGCGCGCCAGAGCAAAACGTAAAGCGTGGGTTCAACAGCTTGAGAGGTCAGTCTACAATGTGAATGAGGCCAACGCTGCGCTCCAGATGGAGGTTCGTGCTCTTCGTTCCGAAGTGGCAAAACTGAAGACGCTGTTGCTTGCGCACAAGGATTGTCCGGTGACTAAAGCGATGGAGCAAG GAAACAGTATAGTTCTTGGGCCAAAGGTGATATCGGTGAGCGCAGAGACGGTACAAGGAGCTTCGTTGCCCCTTGTCGGTTCAGCTGTGAAACGGAAGTCAGCGATATCGGCGGATGTAGGGGGTAAACCGGCGAAAAAGAAACCAACAGTATCGACGACTAAACCGATGATCCTGCCCAAATCGGCCGCCCCGCTTTTGCAGAAGGCAAAAATTCTGAGAAACATATCCGCCGTTCAGGTTGTTGACGTTGAACGGGTGATAAGTAAGGGATGTGATAAGGGGAAGCAGATATTGATAGTGCAGAACGAGAGGCGGGAGACATTCACGGAGAACAGTCAAAGGCAGATAATCAGGATGAATCCGAACTTTGAAATCGAAAACGCCGCTTCTAAAACCACCGGATCGTAA
- the LOC124177812 gene encoding cyclic AMP-dependent transcription factor ATF-2 isoform X2 — MGESEKPFACPSPGCNMSFVNEDHLTVHRKKHDMILNLGSNGKSGVFVADQTPTPTRFIRNCEEVGLFQDLQNVNPFEETFRRAVEAGKTGGGLAVPEVGISDDTLHTPHIFPHIDVPSTNNQALLRNGIAESPVINIGDSSDDDEKNANRIHVDVQNLDHGENSKEITTVELDTESRDSSIEESIIVQEADGESLSTTVINLNDGFGQQNDVPQLSINGKEVQLLIKTEDGKLMQLSAIPVSQSQMNPTTIDIQSKSQTVVIKTEPSLNCSDGKRTTNSASSRLSMAKMLKQVLKKNEVSSDSHRQDLQASPRILVEERSPPSDKKLDILERNRASSMRARAKRKAWVQQLERSVYNVNEANAALQMEVRALRSEVAKLKTLLLAHKDCPVTKAMEQGNSIVLGPKVISVSAETVQGASLPLVGSAVKRKSAISADVGGKPAKKKPTVSTTKPMILPKSAAPLLQKAKILRNISAVQVVDVERVISKGCDKGKQILIVQNERRETFTENSQRQIIRMNPNFEIENAASKTTGS; from the exons ATGGGTGAATCCGAGAAACCCTTTGCCTGTCCCTCGCCTGGCTGCAATATG AGTTTTGTCAACGAGGATCACCTCACTGTTCATAGAAAAAAACACGATATGATACTCAACCTTGGCTCAAACGGCAAAAGCGGTGTCTTCGTAG CTGACCAGACACCTACGCCAACCAGGTTCATAAGAAATTGCGAAGAAGTTGGGCTCTTTCAGGACCTACAGAATGTCAATCCGTTCGAAGAAACATTCCGACGAGCTGTCGAAGCTGGAAAGACAGGCGGAGGACTCGCGGTTCCAGAA GTGGGAATATCAGACGATACTCTGCACACACCACACATATTTCCCCACATAGACGTTCCGTCTACAAACAATCAAGCCTTGCTTCGGAATGGCATTGCGGAATCGCCAGTGATCAATATCGGAGATTCGTCGGATGATGATGAAAAGAATGCGAACAGAATACATGTCGATGTGCAAAATTTAGACCACGGAGAGAATTCTAAAGAGATAACGACGGTCGAGCTCGACACTGAATCCCGAGACTCGAGCATTGAGGAAAGTATTATTGTACAGGAGGCAGACGGAGAGTCTTTATCAACTACTGTAATCAATCTGAACGATGGTTTTGGGCAACAGAACGATGTTCCGCAGCT TTCTATAAATGGCAAGGAGGTACAGCTATTGATAAAAACCGAGGATGGAAAGCTGATGCAGCTGTCAGCGATACCGGTTTCTCAGTCTCAAATGAATCCGACAACCATCGATATTCAGTCCAAATCTCAGACAGTCGTCATCAAGACCGAACCATCCCTGAATTGCTCTGATGGGAAGAGAACAACGAATTCGGCATCCTCTAGGCTCTCTATGGCAAAAATG CTGAAGCAAGTGTTGAAGAAGAACGAAGTGTCTTCCGACAGCCATCGTCAGGACTTGCAAGCATCGCCGAGGATTTTGGTTGAAGAGCGTAGCCCTCCATCTGACAAGAAGCTGGATATCTTGGAGCGAAATAGAGCCAGTTCGATGCGCGCCAGAGCAAAACGTAAAGCGTGGGTTCAACAGCTTGAGAGGTCAGTCTACAATGTGAATGAGGCCAACGCTGCGCTCCAGATGGAGGTTCGTGCTCTTCGTTCCGAAGTGGCAAAACTGAAGACGCTGTTGCTTGCGCACAAGGATTGTCCGGTGACTAAAGCGATGGAGCAAG GAAACAGTATAGTTCTTGGGCCAAAGGTGATATCGGTGAGCGCAGAGACGGTACAAGGAGCTTCGTTGCCCCTTGTCGGTTCAGCTGTGAAACGGAAGTCAGCGATATCGGCGGATGTAGGGGGTAAACCGGCGAAAAAGAAACCAACAGTATCGACGACTAAACCGATGATCCTGCCCAAATCGGCCGCCCCGCTTTTGCAGAAGGCAAAAATTCTGAGAAACATATCCGCCGTTCAGGTTGTTGACGTTGAACGGGTGATAAGTAAGGGATGTGATAAGGGGAAGCAGATATTGATAGTGCAGAACGAGAGGCGGGAGACATTCACGGAGAACAGTCAAAGGCAGATAATCAGGATGAATCCGAACTTTGAAATCGAAAACGCCGCTTCTAAAACCACCGGATCGTAA